From Catharus ustulatus isolate bCatUst1 chromosome 6, bCatUst1.pri.v2, whole genome shotgun sequence, a single genomic window includes:
- the ANKRD13D gene encoding ankyrin repeat domain-containing protein 13D isoform X1, which translates to MGSWQGQHWEHLWGLGVLEEDWEWCGDWEYQRKQTQGTGSTGRTGGTGRTGDTGIIRDCGTTGLEATGSSGIRLSALGEEGAGSSRPWEHGDIVGTLGWHGEGAVTPAPFQHDVELTDPRGRTPLELAVSLGHLESVRVLLRHNANVGRENANGWTVLQEAVSTGDPEMVQLVLQYRDYQRATRRLAGIPELLSKLRRASDFYVEMKWEFTSWVPLVSKVCPSDVYRVWKRGESLRVDTTLLGFEHMTWQRGRRSYIFKGEDEGAVVMEVDHDKQVVYTETLALALHEPELLLAAMQPTEEHVAGRLTSPIVSTHLDTRNIAFERNKSGIWGWRSEKMEVVSGYEAKVYSASNVELVTKTRTEHLSDQDKSRSKGSKTPFHSFLGIAQQHGTHNGAPVLQAASPTNPTAITPEEYFDPHFDLETRNIGRPIEMSSKVQRFKATLWLCEQHPLSLAEQVTPIIDLMAISNAHFAKLRDFITLKLPPGFPVKIEIPLFHVLNARITFSNLCGCDQPLGSVRICAPQEPSGTHPAGTQPSGPRAWPFPCEVEAGVFEVPAGYTVLGAGRSEPLRDEDDDLLQFAIQQSLLDAGTETDQVTIWEALTNTRPGAEPPPYDEDLQLERALQESMLLQAGPSAEPPAVGSPPGAGGGSPPGPAGYGSFAEQLRLAMALSEREQEERERRRQEEDEELQRILRLSLTEK; encoded by the exons atggggagctggcagggacagcactgggaacaTTTGTGGGGACTGGGAGTGCTGGAGGAGGACTGGGAGTGGTGTGGGGACTGGGAGTACCAGAGGAAACAGACTCaggggactgggagcactggaagaactggtggcactggaaggactggtgacactgggataATAAGGGACTGTGGCACCACAGGCCTGGAAGCgactgggagctctgggatcaggctatcagcactgggagaagagggggctgggagcagcaggccTTGGGAGCATGGGGACAtagtggggacactggggtggcacggggagggggcAGTGACCCCAGCACCCTTCCAGCACGACGTGGAGCTGACAGACCCGCGTGGCCGGACGCCCCTGGAGCTGGCCGTGTCTCTGGGCCACCTGGAGTCGGTGCGGGTGCTGCTGCGGCACAACGCCAATGTGGGCCGGGAGAACGCCAACGGATGGACGG tgctgcaggaggcGGTGAGCACGGGGGACCCCGAGATGGTGCAGCTGGTGCTCCAGTACCGTGACTACCAGCGGGCGACGCGGCGCCTGGCCGGCATCCCCGAGCTGCTCAGCAAACTGCGGCGG GCATCCGACTTCTACGTGGAGATGAAGTGGGAGTTCACGAGCTGGG TGCCCCTGGTGTCCAAGGTGTGTCCCAGTGACGTGTACCGCGTGTGGAAGCGCGGGGAGAGCCTGCGGGTGGACACCACCCTGCTGGGCTTCGAGCACATGACGTGGCAGCGCGGCCGCCGCAGCTACATCTTCAAGGGGGAAG ACGAGGGGGCTGTGGTGATGGAGGTGGACCACGACAAGCAGGTGGTGTACACAGAGACGCTGGCGCTGGCCCTGCACGAGCCCGAGCTGCTGCTGGCGGCCATGCAGCCCACCGAGGAGCACGTGGCCGGCCGGCTCACCTCGCCCATCGTCTCCACGCACCTGGACACTCGGAACATCGCCTTCGAGAG GAACAAGTCTGGGATCTGGGGCTGGCGCTCGGAGAAGATGGAGGTGGTCAGTGGCTACGAGGCCAAG GTGTACAGTGCCAGCAACGTGGAGCTGGTCACCAAGACCAGGACGGAGCATCTCTCTGACCAGGACAAATCACGCAGCAAAG GCTCCAAGACCCCCTTCCACTCCTTCCTGGGCATCGCACAGCAGCATGGCACCCACAACGGG GCACCTGTCCTGCAGGCTGCCAGCCCCACCAACCCCACGGCCATCACCCCCGAGGAGTATTTCGACCCCCACTTCGACCTGGAGACCCGCAACATCGGGCGCCCCATCGAGATGTCCAGCAAGGTGCAGAG GTTCAAGGCGACGCTGTGGCTCTGTGAGCAGCACCCGCTGTCGCTGGCGGAGCAGGTGACGCCCATCATCGACCTCATGGCCATCTCCAACGCTCACTTTGCTAAACTGCGCGACTTCATCACCCTCAAGCTGCCCCCTGGCTTCCCCGTCAAGATCG AGATCCCCCTGTTCCACGTGCTCAACGCCCGCATCACCTTCAGCAACCTGTGCGGGTGCGACCAGCCCCTAGGCTCCGTGCGGATCTGTGCCCCTCAGGAGCCCTCCGGCACTCACCCCGCTGGCACCCAGCCCTCGGGGCCCAGAG CATGGCCGTTCCCGTGTGAGGTGGAGGCGGGCGTGTTCGAGGTGCCAGCGGGGTACACGGTGCTGGGCGCAGGGCGCAGCGAGCCCCTGCGGGACGAGGACGACGACCTGCTGCAGTTCGCCatccagcagagcctgctggatGCTGGCACCGAGACCGACCAG GTGACCATCTGGGAGGCGCTGACCAACACCCGCCCCGGCGCGGAGCCGCCTCCCTACGATGAGGACCTGCAGCTGGAAAG GGCCCTGCAGGAGAGCATGCTGCTGCAGGCCGGGCCCAGTGCCGAGCCCCCGGCCGTTGGGAGCCCCCCCGGAGCGGGTGGTGGGAGCCCACCGGGCCCCGCCGGGTACGGCAGCTTCGCGGAGCAGCTGCGCCTGGCCATGGCGCTGTCGGAGCGCGAGCAGGaggagcgggagcggcggcggcaggaggaggacgaggagcTCCAGCGCATCCTGCGCCTTTCCCTCACCGAGAAGTAG
- the ANKRD13D gene encoding ankyrin repeat domain-containing protein 13D isoform X2 yields MARPAETFPLHRLVWHNRHQALDSALRAGTHDVELTDPRGRTPLELAVSLGHLESVRVLLRHNANVGRENANGWTVLQEAVSTGDPEMVQLVLQYRDYQRATRRLAGIPELLSKLRRASDFYVEMKWEFTSWVPLVSKVCPSDVYRVWKRGESLRVDTTLLGFEHMTWQRGRRSYIFKGEDEGAVVMEVDHDKQVVYTETLALALHEPELLLAAMQPTEEHVAGRLTSPIVSTHLDTRNIAFERNKSGIWGWRSEKMEVVSGYEAKVYSASNVELVTKTRTEHLSDQDKSRSKGSKTPFHSFLGIAQQHGTHNGAPVLQAASPTNPTAITPEEYFDPHFDLETRNIGRPIEMSSKVQRFKATLWLCEQHPLSLAEQVTPIIDLMAISNAHFAKLRDFITLKLPPGFPVKIEIPLFHVLNARITFSNLCGCDQPLGSVRICAPQEPSGTHPAGTQPSGPRAWPFPCEVEAGVFEVPAGYTVLGAGRSEPLRDEDDDLLQFAIQQSLLDAGTETDQVTIWEALTNTRPGAEPPPYDEDLQLERALQESMLLQAGPSAEPPAVGSPPGAGGGSPPGPAGYGSFAEQLRLAMALSEREQEERERRRQEEDEELQRILRLSLTEK; encoded by the exons ATGGCCCGGCCCGCCGAGACCTTCCCGCTGCACCGGCTCGTCTGGCACAACCGGCACCAGGCGCTGGACAGCGCCCTGCGCGCGGGGACG CACGACGTGGAGCTGACAGACCCGCGTGGCCGGACGCCCCTGGAGCTGGCCGTGTCTCTGGGCCACCTGGAGTCGGTGCGGGTGCTGCTGCGGCACAACGCCAATGTGGGCCGGGAGAACGCCAACGGATGGACGG tgctgcaggaggcGGTGAGCACGGGGGACCCCGAGATGGTGCAGCTGGTGCTCCAGTACCGTGACTACCAGCGGGCGACGCGGCGCCTGGCCGGCATCCCCGAGCTGCTCAGCAAACTGCGGCGG GCATCCGACTTCTACGTGGAGATGAAGTGGGAGTTCACGAGCTGGG TGCCCCTGGTGTCCAAGGTGTGTCCCAGTGACGTGTACCGCGTGTGGAAGCGCGGGGAGAGCCTGCGGGTGGACACCACCCTGCTGGGCTTCGAGCACATGACGTGGCAGCGCGGCCGCCGCAGCTACATCTTCAAGGGGGAAG ACGAGGGGGCTGTGGTGATGGAGGTGGACCACGACAAGCAGGTGGTGTACACAGAGACGCTGGCGCTGGCCCTGCACGAGCCCGAGCTGCTGCTGGCGGCCATGCAGCCCACCGAGGAGCACGTGGCCGGCCGGCTCACCTCGCCCATCGTCTCCACGCACCTGGACACTCGGAACATCGCCTTCGAGAG GAACAAGTCTGGGATCTGGGGCTGGCGCTCGGAGAAGATGGAGGTGGTCAGTGGCTACGAGGCCAAG GTGTACAGTGCCAGCAACGTGGAGCTGGTCACCAAGACCAGGACGGAGCATCTCTCTGACCAGGACAAATCACGCAGCAAAG GCTCCAAGACCCCCTTCCACTCCTTCCTGGGCATCGCACAGCAGCATGGCACCCACAACGGG GCACCTGTCCTGCAGGCTGCCAGCCCCACCAACCCCACGGCCATCACCCCCGAGGAGTATTTCGACCCCCACTTCGACCTGGAGACCCGCAACATCGGGCGCCCCATCGAGATGTCCAGCAAGGTGCAGAG GTTCAAGGCGACGCTGTGGCTCTGTGAGCAGCACCCGCTGTCGCTGGCGGAGCAGGTGACGCCCATCATCGACCTCATGGCCATCTCCAACGCTCACTTTGCTAAACTGCGCGACTTCATCACCCTCAAGCTGCCCCCTGGCTTCCCCGTCAAGATCG AGATCCCCCTGTTCCACGTGCTCAACGCCCGCATCACCTTCAGCAACCTGTGCGGGTGCGACCAGCCCCTAGGCTCCGTGCGGATCTGTGCCCCTCAGGAGCCCTCCGGCACTCACCCCGCTGGCACCCAGCCCTCGGGGCCCAGAG CATGGCCGTTCCCGTGTGAGGTGGAGGCGGGCGTGTTCGAGGTGCCAGCGGGGTACACGGTGCTGGGCGCAGGGCGCAGCGAGCCCCTGCGGGACGAGGACGACGACCTGCTGCAGTTCGCCatccagcagagcctgctggatGCTGGCACCGAGACCGACCAG GTGACCATCTGGGAGGCGCTGACCAACACCCGCCCCGGCGCGGAGCCGCCTCCCTACGATGAGGACCTGCAGCTGGAAAG GGCCCTGCAGGAGAGCATGCTGCTGCAGGCCGGGCCCAGTGCCGAGCCCCCGGCCGTTGGGAGCCCCCCCGGAGCGGGTGGTGGGAGCCCACCGGGCCCCGCCGGGTACGGCAGCTTCGCGGAGCAGCTGCGCCTGGCCATGGCGCTGTCGGAGCGCGAGCAGGaggagcgggagcggcggcggcaggaggaggacgaggagcTCCAGCGCATCCTGCGCCTTTCCCTCACCGAGAAGTAG
- the GRK2 gene encoding beta-adrenergic receptor kinase 1 gives MADLEAVLADVSYLMAMEKSRAAPAARASKRIVLPEPSIRSVMQKYLEDRGEVTFDKIFTQKIGYLLFRDFAFNQAEEAKPLMEFYEEIKKYEKLDSEEERATRSRHIFDHYIMKELLACSHPFSKSATEHVQSRLSKKQVPPDLFQPYIEEICQNLRGGIFQKFIESDKFTRFCQWKNVELNIHLTMNDFSVHRIIGRGGFGEVYGCRKADTGKMYAMKCLDKKRIKMKQGETLALNERIMLSLVSTGDCPFIVCMSYAFHTPDKLSFILDLMNGGDLHYHLSQHGVFSEAEMRFYAAEIILGLEHMHSRFVVYRDLKPANILLDEFGHVRISDLGLACDFSKKKPHASVGTHGYMAPEVLQKGVAYDSSADWFSLGCMLFKLLRGHSPFRQHKTKDKHEIDRMTLTMAVELPDSFSPELRSLLEGLLQRDVNRRLGCMGRGAQEVKEEPFFKGLDWQMVFLQKYPPPLVPPRGEVNAADAFDIGSFDEEDTKGIKLLESDQELYRNFPLTISERWQQEVTETVFDTVNADTDKLEARKKAKNKQLGHEEEYAMGKDCIMHGYMAKLGNPFLTQWQRRYFYLFPNRLEWRGEGESPQSLLTMEEIDSVEETQVKERKCILLRIRGGKQFVLQCDSDPELVQWRKELRDAQRQAQQLLQRVPRMQNKPRSPVVELSKVPFIQRSPNGL, from the exons ATGGCGGACCTGGAGGCAGTGCTGGCGGACGTGAGCTACCTGATGGCCATGGAGAAgagccgcgccgcgcccgccgcccgcgccAGCAAGAGGATCGTCCTGCCCGAGCCCAG CATCCGCAGCGTCATGCAGAAGTACCTGGAGGACCGGGGAGAGGTGACATTTGACAAGATCTTCACGCAGAAGATTG gctaCTTGCTTTTCCGGGATTTCGCCTTCAACCAGGCCGAGGAGGCCAAGCCCCTGATGGAATTTTACGAGGAG ATCAAGAAGTACGAGAAGCTGGACTCGGAGGAGGAGCGAGCCACCCGCAGCCGCCACATCTTTGACCATTACATCatgaaggagctgctggcctgCTCCCAC CCCTTCTCCAAGAGTGCCACAGAGCACGTCCAGAGCCGCCTGAGCAAGAAGCAGGTGCCTCCAGATCTCTTCCAG CCCTACATTGAGGAGATCTGCCAGAACCTGCGTGGGGGCATCTTCCAGAAATTCATTGAGAG TGACAAGTTCACGCGGTTCTGCCAGTGGAAGAACGTGGAGCTGAACATCCAT CTCACCATGAACGACTTCAGTGTTCACCGAATCATCGGCCGCGGCGGCTTCGGGGAGGTCTACGGCTGCCGGAAAGCGGACACGGGCAAAAT gtaTGCCATGAAGTGCTTGGACAAGAAGCGCATCAAGATGAAGCAGGGCGAGACGCTGGCCCTCAACGAGCGCATCATGTTGTCCCTCGTCAGCACAggg GACTGCCCGTTCATCGTGTGCATGTCCTACGCCTTCCACACGCCTGACAAACTCAGCTTCATCCTCGACCTCATGAACG ggggGGACCTGCACTATCACCTGTCCCAGCACGGCGTCTTCTCAGAGGCGGAGATGAGGTTCTACGCAGCCGAGATCATCCTGGGCCTGGAGCACATGCACAGCCGCTTTGTGGTGTACCGTGACCTCAAG CCGGCAAACATCCTCCTGGATGAGTTCGGCCACGTCCGCATCTCCGACCTGGGCCTGGCCTGCGACTTCTCCAAGAAGAAGCCCCATGCCAGCGT gggcaCCCACGGATACATGGCGCCGGAGGTGCTGCAGAAGGGGGTGGCCTACGACAGCAGCGCCGACTGGTTCTCGCTGGGCTGCATGCTCTTCAAGCTGCTCCGGGG GCACAGTCCGTTCCGGCAGCACAAGACGAAGGACAAGCACGAGATTGACCGGATGACCCTCACCATG GCCGTGGAGCTGCCGGACTCCTTCTCCCCGGAGCTGCGCTCCCTGCTCGAGGGGCTGCTGCAGCGGGATGTCAACCGGCGCCTGGGCTGCATGGGGCGAGG GGCGCAGGAGGTGAAGGAAGAGCCCTTCTTCAAGGGCCTGGACTGGCAGATGgtgttcctgcagaag TACCCACCGCCCCTCGTCCCGCCCCGCGGCGAGGTGAACGCGGCCGACGCCTTCGACATCGGCTCCTTTGATGAGGAGGACACCAAGGGCATCAAG ctgctggagagcGACCAGGAGCTGTACCGCAACTTCCCGCTCACCATCTCGGAGCGCTGGCAGCAGGAGGTCACCGAGACCGTCTTTGACACCGTCAATGCCGACACCGACAAGCTGGAGGCTCGCAAGAAGGCCAAGAACAAGCAGCTTGGCCACGAGGAGG AGTACGCCATGGGCAAGGACTGCATCATGCACGGCTACATGGCCAAGCTGGGCAACCCCTTCCTGACGCAGTGGCAGCGCCGCTACTTCTACCTCTTCCCCAACCGCCTGGAATGGCGCGGGGAGGGCGAGTCGCCG CAGTCCCTGCTCACCATGGAGGAGATCGACTCGGTGGAGGAGACGCAGGTGAAGGAGCGCAAGTGCATCCTGCTCCGCATCCGCGGGGGCAAACAGTTCGTGCTGCAGTGCGAC agcGACCCCGAGCTGGTGCAGTGGCGGAAGGAGCTGCGGGACGCGCAGCGCCAGgcgcagcagctgctgcagcggGTGCCCCGCATGCAGAACAAGCCCCGCTCGCCCGTGGTGGAGCTCAGCAAAGTGCCGTTCATCCAGCGCTCCCCCAACGGGCTCTGA